Proteins found in one Limnobaculum xujianqingii genomic segment:
- the ytfT gene encoding galactofuranose ABC transporter, ATP-binding protein YtfT: MASNSAPPVPSANRKGFSLPKGSAQIAALIAILIVNALVANNFFDIHIQDGRLFGSIIDILNRCAPVAILALGMTLVIATGGIDLSVGAVMAIAGATAASMTTAGFPLYIVLLTALGAGALCGVWNGFLVAIFKIQPIVATLMLMVAGRGIAQLITEGQIVTFNDPALAWIGSGTFLFLPTPVSIVVAVFVLLWLLTRKTALGLFIESAGINIRAAKNAGVNTSMVVMSTYILSGICAAIAGVIVAADIRGADANNAGLWLEMDAILAVVIGGASLMGGRFSLILSLIGALIIQGMNTGILLSGYQPQWNLVVKALVVLLVLVLQSPAFIRLFKRRTGHV, translated from the coding sequence ATGGCATCAAACTCAGCACCTCCTGTCCCATCAGCAAACAGAAAAGGATTTAGTTTGCCTAAAGGGAGTGCCCAGATCGCCGCATTGATTGCTATTTTGATAGTCAATGCACTGGTAGCGAATAACTTTTTCGATATTCATATTCAGGATGGGCGTCTGTTTGGCAGTATTATTGACATTTTAAATCGCTGCGCTCCGGTGGCTATTCTCGCACTGGGTATGACTCTGGTGATTGCTACCGGTGGTATTGACCTTTCCGTAGGTGCCGTTATGGCCATTGCCGGAGCAACCGCCGCCAGTATGACAACCGCTGGTTTTCCACTGTATATCGTACTGCTTACAGCCCTGGGTGCCGGGGCATTATGTGGCGTATGGAATGGATTTCTGGTGGCTATCTTCAAAATACAGCCCATCGTTGCCACTCTAATGTTAATGGTTGCAGGTCGAGGCATCGCTCAGCTAATTACTGAAGGTCAAATTGTCACCTTTAACGATCCGGCTCTGGCCTGGATTGGTAGTGGTACTTTCCTGTTCTTACCGACACCTGTTTCTATTGTTGTTGCAGTATTTGTGCTGCTTTGGCTACTTACCCGTAAAACCGCGTTGGGGCTATTTATTGAGTCGGCAGGCATCAATATTCGGGCAGCCAAAAATGCCGGTGTTAATACCAGCATGGTAGTGATGTCGACCTATATTCTCAGCGGTATTTGTGCGGCAATTGCTGGTGTGATTGTTGCTGCGGATATACGTGGTGCCGACGCTAACAACGCCGGTTTATGGCTGGAGATGGATGCTATTCTTGCGGTGGTCATTGGTGGAGCTTCATTAATGGGGGGACGCTTTAGCCTGATTCTTTCTCTTATCGGCGCATTGATTATTCAGGGGATGAATACCGGTATTTTACTCTCCGGCTATCAGCCTCAATGGAACCTAGTGGTTAAAGCGTTAGTAGTCTTGCTGGTTCTGGTATTGCAGTCTCCGGCATTTATCCGTTTGTTTAAAAGGAGAACCGGTCATGTTTAA
- a CDS encoding sugar ABC transporter ATP-binding protein, which translates to MTEQQHSDDILLDIKGISKSFPGVRALHDVSLTLRRGEIMALLGENGAGKSTLIKALTGVYPKDSGTIYLEGKEINPTSTAHAQSIGIGTVYQEVNLLPNMSVADNLFIGREPKKFGLVNRKEIIHQSQKIMASYGFELDVTQPLGYYSVAMQQIIAIARAVDLSAKVLILDEPTASLDTSEVELLFSIMRDLRNRGVSLIFITHFLEQVYTVTDRITVLRNGELVGTRVTAELPQIELVKMMLGRELEDNALRRAGRTLRSDKPTVSFEQYGKKGTILPFDLQVRPGEVVALAGLLGSGRTETAEVIFGIKPADSGKALVKGREVKIKSARQASSLGFGFCPEDRKTEGIIAAASVRENIILALQTQRGWLHPISRKEQDDIAARFIRQLGIKTPSAEQPIQFLSGGNQQKVLLSRWLVTKPQFLILDEPTRGIDVGAHAEIIRLIETLCADGLALLVISSELEELIGYADRVIILRDGKQIAEIPAEQLSVPAIMNAIAA; encoded by the coding sequence ATGACAGAGCAACAGCACTCAGACGATATTCTTCTGGATATCAAAGGGATCAGTAAATCTTTTCCCGGCGTCAGAGCACTGCACGATGTTTCACTGACGCTTCGCCGTGGCGAGATTATGGCGCTACTAGGGGAAAATGGCGCAGGTAAATCAACCCTGATTAAAGCGTTAACTGGTGTCTACCCAAAAGACAGTGGAACCATATATCTGGAAGGAAAAGAGATTAATCCAACCAGTACCGCCCATGCCCAATCGATTGGTATTGGAACGGTATATCAGGAAGTTAACCTACTACCCAATATGTCAGTCGCAGATAATCTGTTTATTGGTCGTGAACCCAAAAAATTTGGGCTGGTAAACCGAAAAGAAATTATTCACCAGTCTCAGAAGATTATGGCCAGCTATGGCTTCGAGCTGGATGTTACCCAACCGCTGGGTTATTACTCGGTCGCCATGCAGCAAATTATTGCTATTGCCCGAGCAGTTGACCTTTCCGCTAAAGTTTTAATCCTTGATGAGCCTACTGCCAGTCTGGATACCAGCGAAGTAGAGTTATTGTTCAGTATTATGCGTGATTTGCGCAATCGGGGTGTAAGCCTGATTTTTATTACTCACTTTCTTGAACAGGTATACACAGTTACTGACCGAATTACCGTATTACGCAATGGAGAGCTGGTGGGTACGCGAGTTACTGCTGAGCTACCACAAATTGAACTGGTAAAAATGATGCTTGGCAGAGAGTTAGAAGATAATGCCCTGCGCCGTGCCGGTCGCACGCTAAGAAGCGATAAACCAACGGTTTCTTTTGAGCAGTATGGTAAAAAAGGCACTATTCTTCCCTTTGATTTACAGGTTCGTCCTGGTGAAGTGGTTGCTCTGGCGGGGCTACTGGGCTCAGGCAGAACCGAAACTGCTGAGGTTATCTTTGGTATTAAACCCGCGGATAGTGGTAAAGCCTTGGTGAAAGGTAGGGAAGTAAAAATAAAATCAGCTCGTCAGGCATCATCATTAGGTTTTGGTTTCTGTCCGGAAGATCGTAAAACTGAAGGCATTATTGCTGCGGCATCAGTCAGAGAAAATATTATTCTGGCTTTGCAAACCCAACGCGGCTGGCTACACCCAATTTCACGTAAAGAGCAAGATGATATCGCTGCTCGTTTTATTCGCCAGTTGGGCATCAAAACACCGAGTGCTGAACAGCCAATTCAATTTCTTTCCGGAGGCAATCAGCAAAAAGTCCTGCTCTCGCGCTGGCTGGTAACCAAACCACAGTTTCTGATCCTTGATGAGCCTACCCGGGGTATCGATGTTGGAGCACACGCCGAAATCATTCGCCTGATCGAAACGCTGTGCGCCGACGGTCTGGCATTATTGGTTATCTCTTCTGAACTTGAAGAGCTTATTGGCTACGCCGACCGGGTGATTATTTTACGGGATGGAAAGCAAATTGCAGAAATTCCAGCGGAACAGCTATCGGTTCCCGCCATCATGAACGCCATTGCGGCTTAA
- the ytfQ gene encoding galactofuranose ABC transporter, galactofuranose-binding protein YtfQ: protein MLKRLLLVSSIATLLSGAAYAQSLTVGFSQIGSESGWRAAETSVAKEQAKQRGITLKIADAQQKQENQIKAVRSFIAQGVDAIFIAPVVQTGWEPVLEEAKDAKIPVFLLDRNITAKDKSLYMSVVTADNVYEGKVAGDWLVKEMAGKTCNVVELQGTVGASVALDRKKGFADAIASTPSIKIVRTQSGDFTRSKGKEVMESFIKAEDRGKNICAVYAHNDDMAIGAIQAIKEAGLKPGSDIKIISIDAVPDIFKAMQAGEANLTVELTPNMAGPAFDALQAYKKDGTIPPKVILTESKAFGPDSAQQQIELKKNMGY from the coding sequence ATGCTAAAACGCTTATTGCTCGTAAGTTCTATCGCAACACTTCTTTCCGGCGCAGCTTATGCACAATCCCTTACCGTTGGCTTTTCACAAATTGGTTCTGAATCAGGCTGGCGGGCTGCAGAGACGTCTGTCGCAAAAGAACAGGCTAAACAGCGCGGTATTACCCTAAAGATTGCTGATGCTCAGCAAAAGCAGGAAAACCAGATTAAAGCAGTACGCTCTTTTATCGCTCAGGGCGTTGACGCCATCTTTATTGCTCCGGTAGTACAAACCGGATGGGAACCAGTACTGGAAGAAGCTAAAGATGCAAAAATCCCCGTATTCCTGTTAGACCGCAATATTACCGCTAAAGATAAGTCGCTTTATATGTCAGTGGTTACTGCTGATAACGTTTACGAAGGCAAAGTTGCTGGTGATTGGTTAGTGAAAGAGATGGCAGGCAAAACCTGTAACGTTGTTGAATTACAAGGTACCGTTGGTGCCAGCGTAGCGTTAGACCGTAAAAAAGGCTTTGCTGATGCTATAGCTTCAACGCCTTCAATAAAAATCGTTCGTACTCAGTCTGGTGACTTTACCCGCAGTAAGGGTAAAGAGGTAATGGAAAGCTTTATTAAAGCCGAAGACCGCGGCAAAAACATTTGTGCGGTCTACGCACATAACGATGATATGGCCATCGGTGCAATTCAAGCCATTAAAGAAGCAGGTTTAAAACCAGGCAGCGATATTAAGATCATCTCCATTGATGCCGTACCGGACATCTTTAAAGCTATGCAGGCTGGTGAAGCTAACTTAACCGTTGAGTTGACCCCAAATATGGCTGGCCCTGCATTTGATGCTCTGCAGGCCTATAAGAAAGATGGCACCATTCCACCTAAAGTCATTCTGACCGAGTCTAAAGCCTTTGGTCCGGACAGTGCTCAGCAACAAATCGAATTGAAGAAAAACATGGGTTACTAA
- the hofC gene encoding protein transport protein HofC, giving the protein MMNNSRLYIWRSVDGLSGEIPASSIINARQMLILKGVIPIKIEASIRLGKNCWQLTALSIITRQLATMLQAGLPLSNCLLLIAAEHPHPAWRYLLKELQMAISQGKSFSLALNEHTYAFPPLFRELIATGELTGKLDECCFLIAEQQDKLLKLQKKVRKALRYPLFILAVASIVTLLMLIFVLPSFAEIYRSFNAPLPWFTQSIISLSEAIIDYGIFIGSFPVLLYGYYIKKLKTQDNWKEKEQKILLNLPLCGKLLQISALAKIFRTLAMTQHAGISLIAGIKSAANASGNIQFLNALTTTIKLIEQGTPLFKALHQQVLFPPLCYQLIRVGEESGMLDVMLDKLAGIYEAESESQAENLSSRLEPVLMLVLGIIVGGLVIAIYLPIFQLGNVMG; this is encoded by the coding sequence ATGATGAATAACTCCCGACTCTACATCTGGCGTAGTGTTGATGGCCTAAGTGGCGAAATCCCTGCTTCATCCATCATCAATGCACGACAAATGCTAATACTTAAGGGCGTTATTCCCATAAAAATAGAGGCCAGTATAAGGTTAGGAAAAAATTGCTGGCAGTTAACTGCTCTCTCAATTATTACTCGCCAATTAGCTACCATGCTTCAGGCTGGATTACCATTATCTAACTGCTTATTGTTAATTGCCGCTGAACACCCTCATCCGGCATGGCGCTACCTGTTAAAAGAGCTGCAAATGGCTATTTCACAGGGAAAGTCATTCTCGCTGGCATTAAATGAACACACCTATGCATTTCCTCCACTATTTAGAGAGTTAATAGCCACGGGTGAACTTACTGGTAAACTGGATGAATGCTGCTTTTTAATTGCCGAACAGCAGGATAAGTTATTAAAACTACAGAAAAAGGTACGTAAAGCACTACGTTATCCACTGTTTATTCTTGCAGTTGCCAGCATAGTTACGCTTTTAATGCTGATCTTTGTGCTACCTTCATTTGCCGAGATTTATCGTTCGTTTAATGCTCCCCTTCCCTGGTTTACCCAATCTATTATCTCGCTATCAGAAGCTATTATTGATTACGGGATATTTATCGGCTCCTTTCCTGTTTTACTGTATGGCTATTACATCAAAAAATTGAAAACACAGGACAACTGGAAAGAGAAAGAACAGAAAATACTATTAAACCTGCCGCTATGTGGGAAGTTGCTGCAAATAAGTGCACTGGCAAAAATATTCCGCACGCTGGCAATGACACAACATGCAGGCATTTCGCTGATAGCTGGAATAAAATCAGCAGCCAACGCTTCCGGAAATATTCAGTTTCTGAATGCACTAACAACAACAATAAAACTGATTGAACAAGGAACACCGCTATTTAAAGCATTACACCAACAAGTTCTTTTTCCACCGCTTTGTTATCAGCTTATACGTGTTGGAGAAGAGTCAGGAATGTTAGATGTGATGCTGGATAAACTCGCTGGTATCTATGAGGCTGAATCTGAAAGTCAGGCTGAGAACCTCTCTTCTCGTTTAGAACCTGTATTGATGCTAGTACTTGGCATCATTGTTGGTGGGCTAGTTATTGCCATCTATCTCCCTATATTTCAGCTGGGTAATGTAATGGGATAA
- the gspE gene encoding type II secretion system protein GspE has product MTQQISEEIITECLRHQVVPVALNPQYLTIAAVPGEPLHQVTASLTFTCGRQVKIEYWPRIKVEQYLSTLNHHRPNKALLEAAGQQQPVEISTTQEHDDEPVVQFINQVIHQALKRRASDIHFEPYASHFRIRLRIDGALQETASPPVVLAPQLVARLKIMAQLNIAERRLPQDGQLTFQHDKQERALRISTLPISDGEKVVLRVMESEQHQQSIDTLGMSDTEQQLYIQMLHQPQGMILVTGPTGSGKTITLYSGLRLLNDTSRNICSVEDPVEIPTAGINQTQVNSKIGITFNTALRAFLRQDPDVLMVGEIRDKETAEIAVEAAQTGHLVLATLHTNSAAETLTRLGQMGIPGYLLASSLKLIVAQRLIRCLCPHCKQQRPEPDKIHFEQGTISCRTFDASGCEHCVGGYYGRTGLYEMLVINEGIRHGLLKGQSATQLHQLACHHGMTSLLQAGIALVKQGTTSLTELYRTLGSSSESDNS; this is encoded by the coding sequence ATGACTCAACAGATAAGTGAAGAAATCATTACTGAATGTTTACGCCATCAGGTCGTTCCGGTAGCGCTAAACCCACAATACCTGACCATCGCCGCCGTACCAGGAGAACCTCTTCATCAAGTCACTGCCTCCCTCACCTTTACCTGTGGGAGGCAGGTTAAAATTGAATACTGGCCACGTATCAAAGTTGAGCAATATCTCAGCACACTAAACCATCATCGGCCAAATAAAGCATTGCTGGAAGCCGCCGGACAACAGCAACCTGTTGAGATCTCAACGACTCAGGAACATGATGATGAACCGGTAGTACAGTTTATCAATCAGGTTATCCATCAAGCTCTAAAGCGTCGGGCTTCAGATATTCACTTTGAGCCCTATGCCAGCCACTTTCGTATTCGCCTGCGCATTGATGGGGCTTTGCAAGAAACGGCTTCACCGCCCGTGGTTCTGGCCCCCCAGTTAGTTGCCCGACTAAAAATCATGGCGCAGTTAAATATTGCCGAACGGCGGTTGCCACAAGATGGACAGCTCACTTTTCAGCACGATAAACAGGAGCGTGCTCTACGAATATCCACATTACCCATTTCTGATGGTGAAAAAGTCGTTCTACGGGTTATGGAATCAGAACAACATCAACAGTCAATTGATACCTTGGGTATGTCTGACACTGAACAACAATTGTATATTCAGATGCTTCATCAACCTCAGGGCATGATTTTGGTTACCGGACCAACGGGTAGTGGCAAAACCATTACTCTATATAGCGGGCTACGTCTGCTGAATGATACCAGCCGCAATATCTGTAGTGTGGAAGATCCGGTGGAAATTCCCACAGCCGGTATTAACCAAACTCAGGTAAACAGCAAAATTGGTATCACTTTCAATACGGCATTAAGGGCTTTTCTGCGTCAGGACCCTGATGTGCTGATGGTAGGAGAGATTCGCGATAAAGAAACGGCGGAAATCGCAGTAGAAGCGGCCCAAACCGGGCATTTAGTATTAGCAACCTTACATACTAACTCTGCTGCAGAAACCTTAACTCGTCTGGGCCAGATGGGGATACCTGGCTACCTGTTAGCTTCCAGCCTGAAACTTATCGTTGCACAGCGCCTTATTCGCTGTTTATGCCCTCATTGCAAACAGCAACGCCCTGAACCCGATAAAATTCATTTTGAACAAGGTACCATTAGTTGCCGTACTTTTGATGCATCTGGCTGTGAACATTGTGTCGGCGGTTACTATGGGCGAACAGGGCTATATGAAATGTTGGTTATCAATGAGGGTATCCGTCACGGGTTACTTAAAGGCCAATCTGCTACCCAGTTGCATCAGTTAGCCTGTCATCACGGTATGACTTCACTTTTACAGGCAGGTATCGCATTGGTAAAACAAGGCACAACCTCTTTAACTGAACTCTATCGAACATTGGGCTCATCCTCAGAGTCCGATAATTCATAA
- the ampD gene encoding 1,6-anhydro-N-acetylmuramyl-L-alanine amidase AmpD, translating to MKLEQGWIVGVKRVPSPHFDERPEGEIPSLLVIHNISLPPGEFGGPYIDQLFTGTLNPQEHPYFAEIQHLRVSAHCLIRRDGQIVQYVPFDKRAWHAGVSLFEGRERCNDFSIGIELEGTDTTDFTPAQYQSLQQLTQQLIQHYNIVPERITGHSDIAPGRKTDPGPHFDWQRYKKQIKTGN from the coding sequence ATGAAGTTAGAGCAAGGATGGATAGTTGGTGTTAAGCGTGTACCGTCCCCCCATTTTGATGAAAGGCCTGAAGGGGAGATACCCTCGCTGCTGGTGATCCACAATATTAGCCTGCCACCTGGCGAGTTCGGTGGCCCCTATATTGACCAACTGTTTACCGGTACTTTAAATCCGCAAGAACATCCTTATTTTGCTGAAATTCAACATCTACGAGTCTCGGCTCATTGCCTTATTCGGCGTGACGGTCAGATTGTTCAGTATGTCCCCTTTGATAAACGTGCCTGGCACGCTGGCGTCTCTCTGTTCGAAGGCCGGGAACGTTGCAATGACTTCTCCATTGGTATCGAACTGGAAGGAACCGACACCACGGACTTCACCCCGGCACAATATCAAAGCCTGCAACAGCTAACCCAACAGTTAATTCAACATTACAACATCGTACCGGAAAGAATCACCGGCCACAGCGACATCGCCCCCGGCCGCAAAACCGACCCCGGCCCACACTTCGACTGGCAACGTTATAAAAAACAAATTAAGACCGGTAACTAA
- a CDS encoding amino acid permease: MSDQLKRGLKNRHIQLIALGGAVGTGLFLGSAQTINMAGPSVILGYAIGGIIAFLIMRQLGEMITEEPVAGTFSHFSYKYWGPFAGFLSGWNYWMLFVLVSMAELTAVGIYVQYWWPDIPTWASAAFFFVLINLINLSTVKVYGEMEFWFAIIKVAAIIGMIAFGIWLLATGTGGPEAGISNLWSQGGFMPFGFEGLVMATAIIMFSFGGLELIGITAAEADNPEKTIPKAINQVLYRILIFYIGSLVVLLSLYPWTKVVEGGSPFVMIFHHLNSSMVATALNIVVLTAALSVYNSCVYSNSRMLYGLALQKNAPQALAKTSSRGVPVNAIIFSSTVAAIGIVVNYLIPKEAISILMSLVVSSIVINWAMISLSHLKFRAAKNREGVTPKFKAILYPFSNYLCLLFLAGVLVIMYMTPGIRISVQLIPVWLIILGIGYLITRKTVK, from the coding sequence ATGAGTGATCAGCTCAAACGCGGTCTTAAAAATCGCCATATTCAGTTAATTGCCTTAGGTGGTGCCGTCGGCACTGGCCTGTTTTTAGGTAGCGCCCAGACCATCAATATGGCGGGGCCGTCGGTTATATTAGGCTACGCTATTGGCGGCATCATTGCTTTTCTGATTATGCGTCAGTTGGGTGAAATGATTACTGAAGAGCCGGTAGCAGGTACTTTCAGTCACTTCTCTTATAAATACTGGGGGCCGTTTGCCGGTTTCCTGTCAGGCTGGAACTACTGGATGCTATTCGTACTGGTCAGCATGGCAGAGCTAACTGCCGTGGGTATTTATGTTCAATACTGGTGGCCAGATATACCTACCTGGGCTTCTGCGGCTTTCTTCTTTGTATTAATCAATCTGATTAACCTCTCCACAGTTAAAGTTTATGGAGAGATGGAGTTTTGGTTTGCCATTATCAAGGTTGCCGCCATCATCGGTATGATTGCATTTGGTATTTGGTTATTGGCAACCGGTACTGGTGGTCCGGAAGCTGGAATCAGTAATCTCTGGTCGCAGGGCGGGTTTATGCCTTTTGGCTTTGAAGGTTTAGTAATGGCTACTGCTATTATTATGTTCTCTTTCGGCGGTCTGGAGTTGATTGGTATTACCGCGGCTGAAGCTGATAACCCGGAAAAAACCATCCCAAAAGCTATCAATCAGGTACTTTACCGTATTCTGATTTTCTATATTGGTTCGTTAGTCGTTCTGCTTTCGCTCTATCCGTGGACCAAAGTAGTAGAAGGCGGTAGCCCATTCGTGATGATTTTCCATCACCTAAACAGCAGCATGGTGGCTACAGCTCTGAATATCGTCGTTTTGACTGCCGCACTATCGGTATATAACAGTTGTGTATACAGTAATAGCCGTATGCTTTACGGTCTGGCTCTGCAGAAAAACGCACCTCAGGCACTGGCGAAAACCAGCAGTCGCGGCGTGCCGGTTAATGCTATTATATTTTCCAGCACGGTGGCAGCTATCGGTATTGTCGTTAACTACTTAATCCCTAAAGAAGCTATCAGTATTCTGATGTCATTGGTGGTTTCCAGTATTGTAATTAACTGGGCGATGATTAGCCTGTCGCACCTGAAGTTCCGCGCAGCTAAAAATCGTGAAGGCGTGACGCCGAAATTTAAAGCAATTCTCTACCCATTCAGTAACTATCTGTGTTTGCTGTTCCTGGCTGGTGTATTGGTCATTATGTATATGACGCCAGGAATTCGTATTTCAGTACAACTGATTCCGGTTTGGCTGATTATTTTAGGGATTGGGTATTTGATTACTCGGAAGACGGTGAAGTAA
- the pdhR gene encoding pyruvate dehydrogenase complex transcriptional repressor PdhR, giving the protein MVYSKVRQPKLSDVIEQQLEALILEGTLRPGEKLLPERELAKQFDVSRPSLREAIQRLEAKGLLLRRQGGGTFVQTNLWQSLRDPLSELLADHPESQFDLLETRHALEGIAAYYAALRGTDEDFQRIREYHQQIEVAQASGDKQNEAEAVMQYQTAVTEASHNVVLLHLLRCMTPLLEQNVRQNFDLLYSRREMLERVSNHRASIFEAIVAREPEKAREASHRHLAFIEEVLLDLDREHTRRERSLRLLQQHRD; this is encoded by the coding sequence ATGGTTTATAGCAAGGTTCGTCAACCCAAGTTATCCGACGTGATTGAGCAACAGCTCGAGGCGCTGATTCTTGAAGGAACCCTCCGTCCCGGGGAGAAACTTCTTCCTGAACGTGAGTTAGCTAAACAATTCGATGTTTCCCGCCCGTCATTAAGAGAAGCCATCCAGCGTTTGGAAGCCAAAGGATTATTGTTACGTCGCCAGGGGGGCGGTACTTTTGTACAAACCAACCTGTGGCAAAGTTTAAGAGATCCTTTAAGCGAGCTGTTGGCCGATCATCCTGAATCCCAGTTTGACCTGTTAGAAACACGGCATGCCTTAGAAGGTATTGCGGCCTACTACGCAGCTTTACGCGGTACTGATGAAGATTTTCAACGTATCCGTGAATATCACCAACAAATCGAAGTCGCACAGGCTTCTGGTGATAAGCAAAACGAAGCTGAAGCCGTAATGCAGTATCAAACAGCGGTAACCGAAGCCAGCCACAATGTGGTACTGCTTCATCTGCTGCGCTGCATGACGCCGCTGTTAGAACAAAATGTCCGCCAGAATTTCGATTTACTCTATTCCCGCCGTGAAATGCTGGAAAGAGTGAGTAATCACAGGGCTAGCATATTCGAAGCTATTGTTGCACGTGAACCAGAAAAAGCGCGTGAAGCATCGCATCGGCATTTAGCCTTTATTGAGGAAGTGCTGCTCGACCTCGACAGAGAACACACTCGCCGCGAGCGATCGCTGCGGTTGTTACAGCAGCATAGGGATTAG